A portion of the Limosilactobacillus reuteri genome contains these proteins:
- the rfbC gene encoding dTDP-4-dehydrorhamnose 3,5-epimerase, with the protein MGKLNVQTTKLQDVKIITPAVFGDHRGFFEETYSDRDFKAAGIDFDFVQDNQSLSTQAGVLRGLHFQRGKAAQTKLIRVVTGAVLDVIVDLRKGSPTYKQWEGYILSASNHRQLLVPRGFAHGFLTLTDNVNFVYKCDNYYNAEADGGISFKTPELNIDWPIEFDKAITSEKDAAQPTLTEFEKDNPFVYGEI; encoded by the coding sequence ATGGGAAAATTAAACGTTCAAACAACCAAACTACAAGACGTCAAAATTATTACTCCCGCCGTCTTTGGTGATCACCGGGGTTTCTTTGAAGAAACTTACTCTGATCGTGACTTTAAGGCAGCTGGGATTGATTTTGATTTCGTTCAGGACAACCAATCACTTTCAACGCAGGCGGGTGTTTTGCGCGGATTACACTTTCAACGGGGAAAAGCAGCCCAAACAAAGTTAATCCGGGTAGTTACTGGTGCCGTCCTTGATGTGATTGTTGACTTACGGAAGGGTTCACCAACATACAAGCAATGGGAAGGTTATATCTTATCCGCAAGTAACCACCGTCAACTCTTAGTCCCACGTGGATTTGCCCATGGCTTCTTGACTCTAACTGATAACGTTAACTTTGTTTACAAGTGCGATAACTATTACAATGCAGAAGCAGATGGGGGAATTTCCTTTAAGACGCCGGAATTAAACATTGACTGGCCAATTGAATTTGATAAGGCCATTACTTCCGAAAAGGATGCCGCACAACCAACCTTAACT
- the rfbA gene encoding glucose-1-phosphate thymidylyltransferase RfbA, translated as MKGIILAGGSGTRLYPITRGISKQLIPVYDKPMIYYPLSTLMLAGIRDILVISTPEYMPLFQELLGDGTNLGLNFSYKVQEKPNGLAEAFILGEDFIGDDSVCLILGDNIYYGAGLSDLVQSAAQKTDGATVFGYHVNDPERFGVVDFDDQMHALSIEEKPAHPKSNYAVTGLYFYDNQVVDIAKNIQPSARGELEITDVNKEYLRQGKLDVKLMGRGYAWLDTGTHDSMLEAANFIATIEKRQNLKVASLEEIAYRMGYINKDQLVELAQPLKKNDYGQYLLRLAQHD; from the coding sequence ATGAAAGGAATAATTTTAGCTGGTGGGTCAGGAACCCGCCTTTATCCAATTACGCGTGGTATTTCAAAACAATTGATTCCGGTTTATGATAAACCGATGATTTACTATCCGCTATCGACTTTGATGCTAGCCGGCATTAGGGATATTTTGGTGATTTCTACCCCCGAATACATGCCCCTTTTTCAAGAACTTTTAGGGGATGGGACCAATTTAGGACTAAACTTCTCTTATAAAGTTCAAGAAAAGCCCAATGGACTCGCCGAAGCCTTTATTCTCGGTGAAGATTTTATTGGTGACGATAGTGTTTGTTTGATTTTAGGGGACAACATTTATTATGGGGCTGGTTTGTCCGACTTAGTTCAATCGGCAGCACAAAAAACTGATGGCGCCACGGTCTTTGGCTACCATGTCAATGATCCAGAGCGTTTTGGCGTGGTCGACTTTGATGACCAGATGCATGCCTTATCGATTGAAGAAAAGCCGGCTCATCCCAAGAGTAATTATGCGGTAACTGGTCTTTACTTCTATGATAATCAAGTAGTTGATATTGCTAAAAACATCCAGCCATCAGCGCGGGGCGAACTTGAGATTACAGACGTCAATAAGGAATATTTGCGTCAAGGCAAACTCGATGTCAAGTTAATGGGGCGTGGCTATGCCTGGTTAGATACCGGTACCCATGATTCCATGCTTGAAGCAGCTAACTTCATCGCCACGATTGAAAAACGCCAAAACTTAAAAGTGGCTTCCTTAGAAGAAATTGCTTATCGGATGGGTTACATTAATAAGGACCAATTAGTAGAACTGGCCCAACCGTTAAAGAAAAATGACTATGGTCAATACTTATTACGGTTAGCACAACATGACTAG
- a CDS encoding ISL3 family transposase → MDNDTRTLLNLTDPHLNFPHHWLKYKSIKNVRVAQISCTLSYIPRACPNCGVINRGQILKYGFYQAKYKYGQFRAQPLMLLVNTQRFQCPDCHTTFNATSYLFEKQRTISRDLRREIILRLTRIQTIKDIAHDLFISEASVQRVLLDLADQYKPNLNYLPETLCIDEFKSMRSAKGKMSFIAVDGDRSCLFELLEDRRLRSLFKHYQQFTRAARCRVKYLVMDMNAAYDQLVKTVFPCAQIIYDRFHIAKHLNDTMNHVRIHVFNRLRKGDSAEQKQARRLKRYWRLFLQDRENLSTKVYYEGRYFNRVVNSIMILDLMLAYDQELRATYNFIQSLKRAYNQRDFTTFFQLLKLRPDSVSHYTIHRCQVLARYKEGIKRGFETKFSNGRTEGINNRIKTIKRVACGYRYFTAFKTRIYLIIGHQIQTN, encoded by the coding sequence ATGGATAATGATACAAGGACTCTCCTCAATTTAACAGACCCTCATTTAAATTTTCCTCATCATTGGCTTAAATATAAATCAATTAAAAACGTTCGGGTGGCACAAATATCCTGTACCCTTTCTTATATCCCGCGTGCTTGTCCAAATTGTGGCGTTATTAATCGTGGACAAATCTTAAAATATGGTTTTTATCAAGCTAAATACAAATATGGACAATTTAGGGCTCAACCATTAATGTTGCTTGTTAATACTCAACGTTTTCAATGTCCTGACTGCCATACAACATTTAATGCGACTAGTTATCTTTTTGAAAAGCAACGAACAATTAGTCGTGATTTAAGGCGTGAAATTATTCTTCGGTTAACGCGAATTCAAACAATTAAAGATATTGCCCATGATTTGTTTATCAGTGAAGCTTCGGTCCAGCGGGTCCTTTTGGACCTCGCTGATCAATACAAGCCGAATTTAAACTATCTACCGGAAACACTATGTATTGATGAATTTAAATCAATGCGGAGCGCTAAAGGTAAGATGAGTTTCATCGCTGTTGATGGTGATCGGAGTTGCTTATTTGAACTCCTTGAAGATCGGCGATTACGTAGTTTATTTAAGCATTATCAACAGTTTACACGTGCTGCCCGTTGCCGGGTGAAATATCTGGTAATGGATATGAACGCTGCTTATGATCAACTAGTTAAAACCGTTTTTCCTTGTGCTCAAATCATCTATGATCGCTTTCATATTGCCAAACACCTTAATGATACGATGAATCATGTGCGAATTCATGTCTTCAATCGTTTGCGAAAAGGTGATTCTGCGGAGCAGAAACAAGCTCGGCGCCTTAAACGTTATTGGCGGCTATTTCTTCAAGATCGGGAAAATTTAAGTACAAAAGTTTATTACGAAGGACGTTATTTTAATCGCGTTGTTAATTCCATTATGATCTTAGACTTAATGTTAGCGTATGACCAAGAGTTAAGAGCTACCTATAATTTTATTCAATCCTTGAAGCGTGCTTACAATCAACGTGATTTTACAACTTTCTTTCAATTACTTAAACTCCGGCCAGACAGTGTCAGCCATTATACAATCCACCGTTGTCAAGTTTTAGCGCGCTATAAAGAGGGAATTAAGCGTGGCTTTGAGACGAAGTTCTCAAATGGTCGAACCGAAGGGATTAATAATCGAATTAAAACTATCAAACGAGTTGCCTGTGGTTATCGTTACTTTACGGCATTTAAAACGCGGATTTATTTAATTATTGGCCACCAAATTCAAACTAACTAA
- a CDS encoding glycoside hydrolase family 73 protein, whose amino-acid sequence MASDSNSKNNQFRVVLPVIFTFGASLVFFQGNAQADDTNATANTAITTTQTSDNQQSSNYQNANVALMTAQAVQTRAAEQTANTDPNKGAVDISAENAQNIANAPAVDTQPNVSTDQISNTQADPENGTASTTVSGTGNINTNGLSARNVQFLESIHQGAVDGWKQFGVLPSLTGAQAIIESGWGQSALTTQGHNLFGIKGSYNGQSVTMPTYEYYGGRYVQINDAFRAYPSNYESIVDHGRFLKENSRYSNLIGQKDYQTVTRLIRQDGYATDPQYTNTLNRVIRQYNLTAWDQEAFNNNINTGHIDNVSVQGNNLKVEGWHATNNYDQSMHHFIILLDGNTKQELYRQEVPGTYRQDVQNVYPNTKISGWGGFSLTVPDSANFAGKAIQVVSRYTKNTNGEPNGGDDLWFNSVNLNTNAGYLDNFNIDAATNTLNISGWHATDQSAGKDHHFIILYDATKNRELGRYEVNSAIRNDVAKVYNVYNAGKSGFNLQVNISPALIGDNIQVISRYSNAANGEGNYVDYWFAPKTFNANQSYLDKVEISNNQVHVSGWQAADASVKQQNHFVILYDATIHREIARKQVSNVSRPDVQRAYPNIANAGKSGFDVTFDFNRAAYAGHQLQVISRYSDANNGEGNRTDAWFAPTTVPSNNQGFLDSFVVKNGEVMVTGWQAADQSYNQKNHFVILYDATTHREIARQQVTNLDRPDVQKAYPSIYNSAKSGFKAAFKLDSSLIGHEIQVVSRYSDANNGEGNRTDFWFDAIKLPQNLY is encoded by the coding sequence ATGGCAAGTGATAGTAACTCAAAAAACAATCAGTTTCGTGTTGTATTACCAGTAATCTTTACGTTTGGAGCATCATTAGTTTTCTTCCAGGGAAATGCTCAAGCTGATGATACCAATGCCACTGCTAATACAGCGATCACTACTACACAAACCAGTGACAATCAACAAAGTAGTAATTATCAAAATGCTAATGTTGCTTTGATGACTGCCCAAGCTGTTCAGACTCGTGCCGCTGAGCAGACTGCTAATACAGATCCTAATAAAGGAGCTGTTGATATTAGCGCCGAGAATGCACAAAATATTGCTAATGCACCAGCAGTTGACACCCAGCCTAATGTATCGACCGACCAAATAAGTAATACCCAAGCTGATCCAGAAAATGGAACTGCTTCAACGACTGTTAGCGGGACTGGTAACATTAACACTAATGGGCTTTCTGCTCGTAATGTACAATTTTTAGAAAGTATTCACCAAGGAGCCGTTGATGGCTGGAAGCAATTTGGAGTTTTGCCATCATTGACTGGTGCTCAAGCTATTATTGAAAGTGGTTGGGGTCAATCTGCTTTAACTACTCAAGGTCATAACTTGTTTGGAATCAAGGGTTCTTACAATGGACAATCAGTTACAATGCCGACTTATGAGTATTATGGTGGTCGGTATGTTCAAATTAATGATGCTTTCCGCGCATATCCGTCAAATTATGAAAGTATTGTTGATCACGGCCGTTTCTTAAAAGAAAATAGTCGCTACAGTAATTTGATTGGTCAAAAAGATTATCAAACTGTTACTCGCTTAATTCGACAAGACGGATACGCTACTGATCCACAATATACAAATACGCTTAATCGTGTAATCCGTCAATATAATTTGACTGCTTGGGACCAAGAAGCCTTTAATAACAACATCAATACTGGTCATATTGATAATGTCTCTGTTCAAGGAAACAACCTTAAAGTGGAAGGCTGGCATGCTACTAATAATTATGATCAAAGTATGCATCACTTTATCATCCTTCTTGATGGTAATACTAAGCAAGAATTATATCGTCAAGAAGTTCCTGGTACTTACCGTCAAGATGTCCAAAATGTTTATCCAAATACCAAGATTTCTGGTTGGGGTGGTTTTAGCTTAACGGTTCCGGACTCTGCTAATTTTGCAGGCAAGGCAATTCAAGTTGTTTCTCGTTATACTAAGAATACTAATGGGGAACCAAATGGTGGAGACGATTTATGGTTTAATTCGGTAAATCTTAATACCAATGCTGGTTATCTTGATAATTTCAATATTGATGCTGCTACTAATACTCTTAATATTAGTGGTTGGCATGCAACCGATCAATCCGCGGGCAAAGATCATCATTTTATTATCCTTTATGATGCCACTAAAAACCGGGAGTTAGGTCGATATGAAGTTAATTCCGCAATTCGTAATGATGTTGCCAAGGTCTACAATGTTTACAATGCTGGTAAATCTGGATTTAACCTTCAAGTAAACATTAGTCCGGCGTTGATTGGTGACAATATTCAAGTAATCTCTCGTTACAGTAATGCTGCTAACGGTGAAGGCAATTATGTTGATTATTGGTTTGCACCAAAAACGTTTAATGCGAACCAATCATATTTAGATAAGGTTGAGATTTCAAATAACCAAGTTCATGTTAGCGGTTGGCAAGCTGCTGATGCTAGTGTTAAACAGCAAAATCATTTCGTAATTCTTTACGATGCTACTATTCATCGCGAAATCGCTCGTAAACAAGTAAGTAATGTCAGTCGCCCTGACGTTCAACGAGCATATCCAAACATTGCTAATGCTGGCAAGTCTGGCTTTGATGTTACCTTTGACTTTAATAGAGCAGCTTACGCGGGACATCAGTTACAAGTGATTTCCCGTTATAGTGATGCAAATAACGGTGAAGGTAACCGTACTGATGCATGGTTTGCTCCTACCACTGTCCCAAGCAACAATCAAGGATTTCTTGACAGCTTTGTTGTAAAAAATGGTGAAGTAATGGTAACTGGATGGCAAGCCGCTGATCAAAGTTATAACCAAAAGAATCACTTTGTTATCCTTTATGATGCTACAACTCACCGTGAAATTGCACGTCAACAAGTAACTAACTTAGATCGACCTGATGTTCAAAAAGCATATCCGTCAATCTATAACTCTGCTAAATCTGGTTTCAAAGCAGCATTTAAATTAGATAGTAGTTTAATTGGACATGAGATCCAAGTAGTTTCTCGCTATAGTGATGCAAACAATGGTGAGGGCAATCGTACTGATTTCTGGTTTGATGCTATCAAGTTACCACAAAATCTATATTAA
- a CDS encoding IS30 family transposase — MTHLNDTMSTSLLTTHKKNAHLTKEERVMIATLKSQGLSNRAIGRQLGVNHQTINNELNRGTVRQLRRQKSNGKIYEYSYYIYSYEAGQATYLEHHRHSGRCRLYYSSKQFLRLADQLMLGEFDDHHYSPQAVIYKARDLMNDGTLIPKSVVTLYQWINEGVLRTSNLDLFEKPKRKHHRTHPQAKRCLGPNIAQRPQTADQRSEIGHWELDTVQGQKNGNDSVVLVMTDRLSRVNITSKIAGKTAHAVNQFFINLRQKMGTDAYYHIFKTITSDNGSEFSELTQVHDHVFYADPYSPWERGSNEINNRFLRKEITKGEAINNYSSAQIIATNDWMNHYPRAMFNGHSSMDIYRKAFYQEISQLHQPIINWSVLFI; from the coding sequence ATGACGCACTTAAATGATACCATGTCTACTAGTTTATTGACTACTCATAAAAAGAATGCTCATCTTACTAAAGAAGAACGTGTGATGATTGCGACTTTAAAGTCGCAAGGACTTTCCAATCGCGCAATTGGTCGCCAATTAGGAGTTAATCATCAAACAATTAATAACGAGCTCAACCGTGGTACGGTCCGCCAACTTCGTCGTCAAAAATCTAATGGTAAGATTTACGAATATTCTTACTACATCTATAGTTATGAAGCTGGTCAGGCCACATATCTTGAACATCACCGCCATTCTGGTCGTTGTCGCTTATATTATTCTTCAAAGCAATTTTTACGATTAGCTGATCAGCTAATGCTTGGTGAGTTTGACGACCACCATTACTCCCCACAAGCGGTTATTTATAAGGCTCGAGATTTAATGAATGATGGCACCCTGATCCCAAAGTCGGTTGTAACTTTATATCAATGGATTAATGAGGGTGTGCTTCGTACGTCCAATTTAGACCTCTTTGAAAAACCTAAACGTAAGCATCATCGAACTCATCCGCAAGCTAAAAGGTGCTTAGGGCCTAATATTGCTCAACGACCTCAAACTGCGGACCAACGGTCCGAAATTGGCCATTGGGAACTAGATACAGTTCAGGGACAGAAAAACGGTAATGACAGTGTTGTACTAGTAATGACTGATCGCCTTTCACGAGTTAATATCACGAGTAAAATTGCTGGTAAAACTGCGCATGCAGTAAATCAGTTCTTTATAAATTTACGCCAGAAAATGGGCACAGATGCTTACTATCACATCTTTAAGACAATAACCTCTGACAACGGTTCAGAATTTAGTGAGTTAACACAAGTTCACGATCATGTTTTCTATGCTGATCCGTATTCCCCTTGGGAACGTGGATCCAATGAGATCAATAACCGGTTTCTCCGCAAGGAGATTACCAAAGGTGAAGCTATAAATAACTATAGTAGTGCTCAGATCATAGCGACTAATGATTGGATGAATCACTATCCACGAGCTATGTTTAATGGACATTCGTCAATGGATATCTATCGTAAGGCCTTCTACCAAGAGATATCACAGCTCCATCAACCAATAATCAATTGGTCAGTATTATTTATTTGA
- a CDS encoding IS30 family transposase, with protein MTHLNDTMSTSLLTTHKKNAHLTKEERVMIATLKSQGLSNRAIGRQLGVNHQTINNELNRGTVRQLRRQKSNGKIYEYSYYIYSYEAGQATYLEHHRHSGRRRLYYSSKQFLRLADQLMLGEFDDHHYSPQAVIYKARDLMNDGTLIPKSVVTLYQWINEGVLRTSNLDLFEKPKRKHHRTHPQAKRCLGPNIAQRPQTADQRSEIGHWELDTVQGQKNGNDSVVLVMTDRLSRVNITSKIAGKTAHAVNQFFINLRQKMGTDAYYRIFKTITSDNGSEFSELTQVHDHVFYADPYSPWERGSNEINNRFLRKEITKGEAINNYSSAQIIATNDWMNHYPRAMFNGHSSMDIYRKAFYQEISQLHQPIINWSVLFI; from the coding sequence ATGACGCACTTAAATGATACCATGTCTACTAGTTTATTGACTACTCATAAAAAGAATGCTCATCTTACTAAAGAAGAACGTGTGATGATTGCGACTTTAAAGTCGCAAGGACTTTCCAATCGCGCAATTGGTCGCCAATTAGGAGTTAATCATCAAACAATTAATAACGAGCTCAACCGTGGTACGGTCCGCCAACTTCGTCGTCAAAAATCTAATGGTAAAATTTACGAATATTCTTACTACATCTATAGTTATGAAGCTGGTCAGGCCACATATCTTGAACATCACCGCCATTCTGGTCGTCGTCGCTTATATTATTCTTCAAAGCAATTTTTACGATTAGCTGATCAGCTAATGCTTGGTGAGTTTGACGACCACCATTACTCCCCACAAGCGGTTATTTATAAGGCTCGAGATTTAATGAATGATGGCACCCTGATCCCAAAGTCGGTTGTAACTTTATATCAATGGATTAATGAGGGTGTGCTTCGTACGTCCAATTTAGACCTCTTTGAAAAACCTAAACGTAAGCATCATCGAACTCATCCGCAAGCTAAAAGGTGCTTAGGGCCTAATATTGCTCAACGACCTCAAACTGCGGACCAACGGTCCGAAATTGGCCATTGGGAACTAGATACAGTTCAGGGACAGAAAAACGGTAATGACAGTGTTGTACTAGTAATGACTGATCGCCTTTCACGAGTTAATATCACGAGTAAAATTGCTGGTAAAACTGCGCATGCAGTAAATCAGTTCTTTATAAATTTACGCCAGAAAATGGGCACAGATGCTTACTATCGCATCTTTAAGACAATAACCTCTGACAACGGTTCAGAATTTAGTGAGTTAACACAAGTTCACGATCATGTTTTCTATGCTGATCCGTATTCCCCTTGGGAACGTGGATCCAATGAGATCAATAACCGGTTTCTCCGCAAGGAGATTACCAAAGGTGAAGCTATAAATAACTATAGTAGTGCTCAGATCATAGCGACTAATGATTGGATGAATCACTATCCACGAGCTATGTTTAATGGACATTCGTCAATGGATATCTATCGTAAGGCCTTCTACCAAGAGATATCACAGCTCCATCAACCAATAATCAATTGGTCAGTATTATTTATTTGA
- a CDS encoding 6-pyruvoyl-tetrahydropterin synthase-related protein, giving the protein MKNKRLKNIIAIITIVTFTVLMILPFLWVGQIGVHSDWSFHSARVQQIYLNLQSGHLFTYLATDTFSKVGNANFLFYPSVFLYPWALLKFIFAPVTAYLVYVWLLFLATGLIAFYCMRSFTNGDIRQSLFFAIIYVIAPYHLYLTLSNYVLGEAQAYTFIPLILLGMWNVLYRNKWITLAVGMTLMAYSHYVSVFISVEVCFIMLICYVIQKQKVEWRKLINLIKVVILFILLSAWQFIPLFTDYLHSNLMRPSSGFMLMQSAGDFIVSAISNDALNRGGIGLLLLIALVFGWIFIDKNSKYIWAYIIGVVITLMITTAFPWQYFAKTPLSIIQFPYRYTSYAIAFLAIVLSKALLKLNYSTISTNVITSVILLFFILLYAGSIYSDIARNKNTDNSVAVLANSRHGKYKTLRDSTDTPIILTNTSYNRQFSYGALYGETDYMPVAAFKNWKSIFNRVTFINNKETKVIQKSSANKLIYNISLKENSKVDLPVLAYKHTNVKLNNKVSNYKVSDRGTVLLKLNKGSYKIIVSYKPIILLSIFKLIAFIGWAGIILVYLLHYVKKRI; this is encoded by the coding sequence ATGAAAAATAAAAGGTTAAAAAATATTATAGCGATTATTACGATAGTTACTTTTACAGTATTAATGATCCTACCCTTTTTATGGGTAGGACAAATAGGCGTTCATTCTGACTGGAGTTTTCATTCGGCAAGGGTTCAACAAATTTATTTAAACTTACAAAGCGGACACTTATTCACGTATCTTGCAACAGATACTTTTAGTAAAGTGGGGAATGCTAATTTTTTGTTTTATCCATCTGTCTTTTTATATCCATGGGCGTTATTAAAATTTATTTTTGCTCCTGTTACAGCATATTTGGTATATGTGTGGCTTTTATTCTTAGCTACAGGGTTAATCGCTTTTTATTGCATGAGGTCTTTTACCAATGGAGATATTCGGCAATCTCTCTTTTTCGCAATTATCTACGTAATAGCTCCGTATCATCTTTATCTTACTTTAAGCAATTATGTGTTAGGAGAAGCGCAAGCATATACATTTATTCCGTTAATATTACTTGGTATGTGGAATGTACTTTATCGTAATAAATGGATAACGTTAGCTGTTGGAATGACATTAATGGCTTATAGTCATTATGTTAGTGTTTTCATTTCAGTTGAGGTTTGCTTTATTATGTTAATTTGCTATGTCATTCAAAAACAAAAAGTGGAATGGCGTAAACTTATTAATTTAATAAAAGTAGTAATACTTTTTATTTTGCTTTCTGCATGGCAATTTATTCCATTGTTTACTGATTACCTGCATAGTAATTTAATGAGACCATCCTCTGGATTTATGCTGATGCAGTCAGCAGGAGATTTCATTGTATCGGCTATTTCTAATGATGCGCTTAATCGCGGAGGAATCGGTCTTCTACTTTTGATAGCTTTGGTATTTGGATGGATATTTATAGATAAAAATTCAAAGTATATATGGGCTTATATTATAGGTGTGGTTATCACCTTAATGATCACAACGGCTTTTCCTTGGCAATACTTTGCTAAGACTCCACTATCCATTATTCAATTCCCATATCGTTATACTAGCTATGCGATTGCTTTTTTAGCAATTGTATTATCAAAAGCACTTTTAAAGCTTAACTATTCTACTATTAGCACTAATGTTATTACTAGTGTTATTTTATTGTTTTTTATTTTGTTATATGCGGGTAGTATTTATTCAGATATTGCGAGAAATAAAAACACTGACAATAGCGTGGCAGTACTAGCAAATAGTCGTCATGGAAAATATAAAACCTTGAGAGACTCGACTGATACACCGATTATTCTTACAAACACTTCATATAATAGACAATTTTCATATGGTGCATTATATGGGGAAACTGATTATATGCCAGTAGCTGCATTTAAAAATTGGAAGTCAATATTTAATAGAGTTACATTTATTAATAACAAAGAGACGAAAGTGATTCAAAAAAGCAGTGCTAACAAACTTATATACAATATAAGCTTGAAAGAAAATAGTAAAGTAGATTTACCCGTTTTGGCTTATAAACATACAAATGTAAAGCTTAATAATAAAGTCAGTAATTATAAAGTGTCAGATCGAGGCACTGTTTTACTAAAACTTAACAAGGGCAGTTATAAGATTATAGTTTCATATAAACCAATTATTTTACTGTCAATTTTTAAATTAATAGCATTTATCGGATGGGCTGGGATTATATTAGTGTATCTACTTCATTATGTAAAGAAAAGAATTTAG
- a CDS encoding DUF6056 family protein codes for MVSKNYFKYRTLFFVIVSALMFLLFYKVPLIGDDVYNLQHREMFNTVQKSFDYVVGQYGNWSSRTIINFFMYLFSTHNIIYFSFITALLFYVLLGSLSKIFNNEKSIYIDICLCLLILLIPFPYFSTAGWIATTTTYLWPIIAAIYAVTPLFVDQRMKGYQYILASLAVIYAANNEQIMIVLLIIYITNIMIRAIKHSINPHYKYNCLQLIFILFNFIYFILCPGNRVRSQLETAKWFPEFSKLNMINKLDIGFMTTGEHILFSNSLLVMLLTLLIFWTHILITSKKYMLASGINLILLVTVNILFDMFILTGHFRVLFTFPKLGLLNHMTITSIVQFLLYCCYIILLVFTYYYGQNSFIYIEMIVLLGGAFLARVALGFSPTSYVSATRTFAVLGFAFLIMCIPLIKKILSKNRKILFVLSIFAIVNMSIFILQIKGIELQKYLPLWTNIW; via the coding sequence ATGGTAAGTAAAAATTATTTCAAATATAGGACACTCTTTTTTGTAATAGTGTCTGCTTTAATGTTTCTTCTTTTCTATAAAGTACCACTTATTGGTGATGATGTTTATAACCTTCAACATCGAGAAATGTTTAATACGGTTCAGAAAAGTTTTGATTATGTAGTAGGTCAATATGGTAATTGGTCTTCTCGAACAATTATTAACTTCTTTATGTATCTTTTCTCGACTCATAATATAATATATTTTTCATTTATTACTGCCTTGCTATTTTATGTCTTATTAGGAAGTTTGTCTAAAATTTTTAATAATGAGAAGAGCATATATATAGATATTTGTTTATGCTTATTGATATTGCTTATTCCATTTCCATATTTTAGTACAGCAGGGTGGATTGCTACTACAACAACTTACTTGTGGCCAATAATAGCAGCAATTTATGCAGTTACACCTTTATTTGTGGATCAGCGGATGAAGGGATATCAATATATATTAGCGAGTTTAGCAGTTATATATGCCGCTAATAATGAGCAAATTATGATTGTTTTGCTCATTATTTATATTACTAATATTATGATACGAGCGATAAAACATAGTATTAACCCCCATTATAAGTATAATTGTTTACAATTAATATTTATATTATTTAACTTTATATACTTTATTTTATGCCCAGGAAATAGAGTGCGGAGTCAATTAGAAACCGCAAAATGGTTTCCAGAATTTTCTAAACTAAATATGATTAATAAGTTGGATATTGGCTTTATGACAACAGGAGAACATATTTTATTTAGTAATTCATTATTAGTGATGCTGTTAACCTTATTAATATTTTGGACACATATTTTAATTACATCAAAAAAATATATGCTGGCATCTGGAATTAATTTAATTCTTTTAGTTACTGTTAATATTTTGTTTGATATGTTTATTTTAACAGGACATTTTCGAGTTTTGTTTACCTTCCCTAAATTGGGATTACTTAACCATATGACCATTACTTCAATTGTTCAGTTTCTGTTATATTGTTGCTATATTATCTTGCTTGTCTTTACATATTATTATGGGCAAAATAGCTTTATATATATTGAAATGATAGTTCTATTAGGAGGGGCATTTTTAGCGCGAGTAGCACTTGGATTTTCTCCTACAAGTTACGTTTCCGCAACAAGAACTTTTGCAGTGTTAGGCTTCGCATTTTTAATAATGTGCATTCCTTTAATAAAAAAGATATTAAGCAAGAATAGAAAAATATTATTTGTATTATCAATATTTGCAATTGTTAATATGTCAATTTTTATTTTGCAGATTAAGGGCATAGAATTACAGAAGTATTTGCCATTGTGGACAAATATCTGGTAG